The DNA segment TGCCAAAGAACCTGAACGAGACCCAACGGCTGGCAGGTAGAGTGGTCGCTGGGAAGATTCATAGCTTGATCAACAGATAAGTGCCTCCATTTTTTCCAAGTATTGCAGAAAGTAAATCCTTGGAATGAACAATGAGACGAGGCATTCGACAAATTAAAAGTATATTTGGCCAGTTCGCCCTTATTGAAACGACCAGAGCAGAGTGATGTACTTTATGCATATTTAGTAGTTTCCCCGCATGCTGTATCTGCCGTCCTAGTAAAGGAGGAGGAGGCCACCTAGCATCCGGTATATTACGTAAGTCGAGCACTCAGAAGGGCTGAAGCAAGATACCCTCGAATTGAACTGTTGGCTTTCGCTCTAGTAACGGCGGCCAGAAAGCTCCGACCTTACTTTCAAGTCCACAAAGTATGAGTACTCACAGAGACCCCCCTAGCAAAAGTCCTGAAAAAACCAGACAGCATAGGCCGATTCATAGGTTGGTCGATTGAGCTGAGCGAATTCGATTTGGAGTATAAGCTAAGGAAGGCTGTCAAAGGGCAAGCGCTGGCAGATTTTATGGTAGAATTCTCGAGATTTTCCCAAGAAACGATAGAACCATCGGAAAAGCCGTGGGTACTATTCATAGACGGCTCATCTTACCGAGAAGGTGGAGGCCTAGGAGTGCATTTATTGAGTCCTGACAAACAGGGACAACACTACATGGCGACGCTGGCATTCAAAGTAACAAACAACGAAGCAGAGTACGAAGCACTGATAGCAAGATTGTCTGTGGCAGCACGAAATAGGGTAACTGAGATAGAAGCTAGGTCTGACTTGCAAGTGGTTGAAAATAAAGTGTTGGGCCTATATCCTACGAAAGgcgaaaaattaaaaaaatatctagcaAAAGTAAATTCGTGACCTATTCTCGTATTTCACCATAACTCAGATACCAAGGGTGGACAATGAGGTCGCAGAAAAATTGGCACGGGCGGAATCCGGGATAGAAGAGGTACCTCTACCATGGCAAGTAGAAAAGAGGGTCGTCGAAGTCCCAGCCATTGGCATCGAAATAGGCGTCTTGGGATCTAACACTCCAGAATGGGCTAGCAAGATTGAGGAATACTTAGAAGAAGGAAAATTGCCATAAACAAGAGATGAGGCCAAGAGGGTGAAGAAAAAGGCAACTAGATTCCAACTCATTGAGGGAGTTCTTTACAAAAGGGGATTCTCAACCCCTTACTACGGTGCATCTCCACACAAGAAGCACAGTACATCCTAGCAGAGATACACGAGGGGATATGTGAGAATCATTCCAGAGGAAGAACTTTACCCAGAAAAGTGGTCCAAGCGGGGTACTATTGGCCCAATGCTTTAAGGGATGCACGAGAGTTCAGCAAGAAGTGCGTCAAATGCCAAACGTATGCAGCAGTACCACACGCCACCCCTAAGGAGTTAACATCTATAACACCGTCATGCCCTTCGCCCAATGGGGTGTAGATTTGGTGGGACCCTTTCTACCAGGAAAAGGGGGAGTTAAATTTATGATAGTCACAATGGATTATTTCACAAAGTGGGCAGAAACGGAACCACTGGCAACCATCACAAGCAAGACCATGACAAAGTTCTTATGGAAAAATATTGTTTGCAGGTTCGGAATCCCCCAAAGTATTATAACGGATAATGGGCACCAGTTCGACTCAGACCACTACAAGGAGTGGTGCGCTAAGTTGAAGATCAAGGCAAAGTATTCCTCCCCAGGCCATCCCCAAGCAAATGGTCAAGTTGAAGTAACAAACAAGGTATTACTCTCAATCCTTAAGAAAAAAGTCGCGGAGAAAAAAGGGGACTGGGCAGACGAGTTGCCAGGTGTACTTTGGGCGTACAAAACTATAGCAAAAACTCCAATGGGAGAATCTCCATTTACGTTGGAGTATGGATGTGAGGCGGTTGCCCCAGTGGAAATAGGGTTACCAACCTACAGAACAAGCCATTTTTCAAGCAACcagaacaataaaaaaatagaggaatACCTTAACTTACTAGAGGAAGAAAGGGAGATGGCAGAAGCCCGGATGCTGCAGGAAAAGACAAGAGCCAAGCAATATTTCAATAAAAGGGTAAGGCCCAGAACCTTTAAAGTGGGCGACCTGGTCCTAAAGAAGAGCGGGGTGACTACCCAAGGCGAAGGGAAAATGGGACCACGATAGGAAGGTCCTTACCTAGTAGTGGCCAACAGTAGACCTGGATCGTATCAGTTAAAAGACAGCCATGGCAAAGAATTGCCACACCCATGGAACGAAAAGCACTTGAATAAATTTTATCAGTAACTTTTGTAGTGTTCCCcttttttctttacattttgTCAAAACTTGCATTATCACTACTTATGAGCATAGTgtgctttattattatttctctacaaTGAAAAGAGTTCCCATGGAAAAATATCGATCCAATGCAGGCCATGAAAAAATGgtgcgtaggtcctcagaccacgccaaccctaaacaccaaaggcaagccttAGCACCTTGCGGTGCCATaaaaaaagggcgcgtaggtcctcagaccacgccaacCCTAAACACCGAAGACAAGCCTTAGTAGCTTGCAGTGCCATGAAAAATGGCGCATAGGTCCTTAGACCACGGGGACCCTAAACACTAAAGGCAAGTCTTAGCAGATTGCGGTGCCATGAAGAAAGGGTGTATAGGTCCTTAGACCATGCTGATCCTAAACATCAAAGGCAAGACTTAGCAGCttgcggtgccatgaaaaaagagcGCGTAGGTCCccagaccacgccgaccctaaataccaaaggcaagccttagcagcttgtagtgccatgaaaaatggcgcataggtcctcagaccacggcAACCCTAAACACTAAAGGCAAGCCTTAGCAGAttgcggtgccatgaaaaaagagagCATAGGTCCTCAAATCACGTTGACCTtaaacaccaaaggcaagccttaatagcttgtggtgccatgaaaaaagggcacgTAGGTCCTCACACCACACTGactctaaacaccaaagacaagccttagcaactTGCGGttccatgaaaaaagggcatgCAGGTCCTCAAACCACGTTGACTCTAAACACCGAAAGCAACTAGCTTATGGTGCCATGAAGGGTGTCGCACGAGTTCTTATGACCCACTAACCTTAAACAACCTAACAAACCAAGGGCAACAATGGCAAAACTGCCCAACCACAAATAAAAGACCAAGAACAAAAGCGTGCAACAGCAAAATTAAAGCATGCAACGGCAAAATTAACTGGCattcatcaaaacaaaataaaatccatTATCACGAATGTGCAAAATACAgaaatacaaaaagaagaagacacaAGTTAAGGGGCATCATCAGGTGGAAACGCCCGAGGCACATTTATGAAAGTGTCAGGTATCTCCTTTTGCCTAAACTCATCAACCTCGAGGCGGGCGCTTTCCTCAGGATGGAACAAATCCCACTCAAGAAGCCTAAGATTGGTGGCTGGCGCAGCCAGGAGACGATTCCTCAATTTCAGAATACCACGACCATGCCCATAAGTAAAGGCTCGATCTCTTGTTGCAGGGACATGAACCAACTAGGCACAAAGTCGTGCAATTTCCTCCTGAGCAATAGTTAGCCCACTCGTCTTCTCGGCAAGCCCTTGTTGACTAACCCCAAGAGTCGAGTTTGCCTCATTTAGACCCTCTTGAGAACGGGCCAAGTCTCCCTGGAGAGAAGTCAGCATCCCATCATGGGCAGCAAGCTCTAGTAGGATTTCCAGCACATGCTTCTCCTCGGCTAAAACTGCTTGTTCAACCCTATCAACCCACCATTTCTCAGAGGCATGCCTAGCTATATAGCATAACTTGTGTCGCTCCTTGACCTCCTCCTCAAGTTGGGCACGATCGGTCACTATCCACACAGCTAGGTCATTGATGCCTTGcaagaaggaaaacaaacaaccaatttGAGAAGAGGCTCAAAAATGAAAGGAGTATATAAAAAATGGGACTGATTGCGTAGTACCTCAGAGAGCTAGTCTCTCAAACGAGTGGCCATCTGGGCAACGGATTCAACTTGGGAGCTAACATCTATTGAGGAACCACCACCACTAGAGACTGCCCCAACAATCTCACCAGGGCTTAAAGGTGAGGCTTCAACAGGCATCGCAGACGAAGCCGCTATCCTCCTATATGAATCCCCCAAGTGCACAGGGGGCAAAGGGAGTGGCAGGAAAACCAGATCGGCCTTACGATGGTGGGCATCTTCCTACAGGAAATTCTCCCATTCCTCCTCAATGCAGGAGTCAGTGTCCCCCCCAAAAGAAGAGGCATGAAGGGAAGGGAGAGAGAGCCCTGCCCCTCTACCAACCGGCGAGAGGGTTCTTTCCCTAGAGATGATAGTTGGTAGACTCTCTGGGGCGATTTGCTGTGAACCAACCTCACTGCCTGTTTCAATCGAGCGTGGAGAAGCATCCCTTGTTGTGTCAATCTGCTCAGCCTCATGGGGTGGAGAGGCCCCTTCCACCCCACTTGTGGGCAAGGCGTCTGATGCCTCATCTTGGCTATCTATTGGCAAAATGTGGGCTGCCTCTTCATGGGCACCACCAGAAGGAGGGGGCAAACAAGCCCTCAACCCGGTAACGGAGTCAAGGTTTAGGGCGGCCACAACTATGGCATCCAGCTCGACTTGACTCACTTGCCCTTCTAAGACAGGAAACTCAAACGCAGGAACAGAGGCCGTGGAATGCTCCTGTGAACTAAACCCAACTTGGAGGGAGGCGGCCAGGTCAAAAATGGTCAAGTCAGCTAAACCCTCCACATCCCTCGAAAATAAGGCGGTATCCACCAGTCGAGGCAACGAAGGCTTAGGGGTGGCTAGCTGAGTGGGCGTCTGAGATTGTACATCCTCCTGAGGCGTCTGGTTCTGGACGCCCTTAGATGGCGCTAGGTTTTTCTTTTAGGAGGAGGAAGGGGAGAAGAGTCTCCAGAATGGGCCATTTTTCGTTGGCCGCCATCATCGTTCTTTTTTttgctcattttctctcttttctcaacGGCTTCCTCTTTCTCTGGTCGTGATTTCTTTTCCCCCCTTTTTTCTGAAcgagatttcttttctttagagGGATCATGCTTCGAAGTTTTCTCAGAGGGCTTTGGCATGGGAGAAGGAATGGTGGGCGAGATCATAAAGTCACGCCCTTGAAAATAAGATCGGTTTGGAGATATCAAGAACCGATCAATGTGGGCAGAGGTCAATAAGAGATCAATGTGAAGCTCTTTAGGATTAGCCTCAGCCCAAGAATGGACAGTCTCAATCCAAGCCAGCTCGCGATGTGACAAAGGTTCCATTCTGAGCCACAATTTCTTTTCGTCAGGAATGAGGCACCACATTGATTTAAATGGAAAGTCCTGGAAGACATATTTTGAGGCGGGGAACTTCCAACCTTGACCAGTGATAAAAAAGAACTTGGATGTCCATGCCTTAGCATTGGAATAGCGAGTCTCAAACCGGGCCAACGTCTACCAGTTATCTTTTTTGTTAAAGCTAACCACATTACCCTTGGCAACTTTCCTCACCTTATAAAAGGCCAAAAATTTCCTACCAGTCAGGTTAAGGTAAGGGTCGCCGAGAGGTTCCAGAACCATGCAGAAGACAATACAAACGCAGGAATATACCCTCAATGCAAAATGGTATAGTTGAGCAGGAGTTATACTAAGGAGGTACAGAATGTCACGAAGAGGGCGGCACAAGGGGAGCCTCAATCCATGTTGTATGAGGGGGACGATGATAGCCACTTTCCCAGCAAAACCCTCATCGTCGCAGCATTCAAACTTGGGAGCCACCTAGCAAAAGGTGTCCCCTCAGGGACTTTGAAGGGATTCTCAGAAACCTCACTCTCACCAGAATGGGCCCTTGAAATTGATAGAAGTAAAACAATACAAAGGATCAAAACAGACAAAGAACGAAGGCAAGAAAGAGATTCAGAAAGCTGAAAAAGCATCAGAGAAAGGAATGAGGGAGGATAGAAGATGGGGTGTTTGGAGAAAGCTAGAATGCAAAATGCCAACAGACAAAGAAAGTGTACTTCAGCACTGGAAAGGAAGTATAACCGTCACAAGAAAACCCTCCACTTTTTCTGCCAATAGCAGCGGAAAACGTTGGGCAATCCttggtatttaaaaaaaatggtacaAAACAGTGAAGAAAAAGGGGTACGGTGGGCCAGCAGGCACCTGAGGGCCGTGGATAGTATGGGCCTATGTCCATGGCCGTTTGCCTTCTGCATACCAAGGCCCATACACAAAGAGGAAGCAAGAAGGTAAAAAGAAGGCCCATGTGCATTAGGATTAAAGGTAAAAAGAAGGCCCATGTGGAGACACCCAGCCTTTAAGCCAAAAGGCGAAGGGAATTGGCGGGGTAGCTGGGAGGGACTATTCGAACCAAAAGGCTCGAGACACCGAAAGAGGCCCATTATATTATAAAAGCCCAGAGGGCAGATCCAGGGGCCGCAATGAGATAAGTAAGAAGAGTCTAAGAGAATATGTGCCTCTCGCCATCTTTTATGGAAGGATAATGACATCGGGTAGTAACATGATTGTTCAAAATATCAAGTAATGATCTACACCTATAAATCCTAGATAAGATAAGTATCGCAAGCAGGTCTATATATACTAGGTAATCTTTGATAATTGGAAGGATAATTTGACTGTTGTTTCCTTTCAATGACTTAAGCATCAGAATATTTTCAGGTAAAGCCCCACCAGCCTCCTTGACGATTTTTGGTGAACGGTTGCAAATTGGCCTGTGAGACACGTCCTTAACAAATCCCACAACACAATAGATGTTTGACCAAAATTTCATTTATCTGTTGTTCCTACGAAGCTCAGCCACCGCCCTCTCTGGCCGAAGATGAGCCTACTTATCGATCCCTTGTTCTTGCATTCTatgttctctattttcttttggttatttctttttatcgtgagtttttttattcctttctgGGTTTAAACTTTGCACGTAAGGAATCCGTTTCACTGACGAAAATGGTCTCTAGGATTTTATCTGTGCGTAAATCGAATTAAAATCATTTCTCTGCTTGAACTTTGTCCACTTCAGTACATGGAGATGTGCTCCAATGTTGTTGGGATTATAGTTTTCTTTCGCACCCTTTAAGGAATTTGTTTTAGAATCGAGAAATACTTCGCGTAGAGTCAACGTAGGAATCATACAAAAAGTGATTTTGCACGCTGATGTGTgaatcaaatattttctttgaaattcAGTTTTTTAATTAACTTTTGGTTACATTAAGAGATACCTCTGGGCACATATCCATTCCGTTACGTGTTTCTACTTCAACTTTATCatttctggttctttttcccCCCACTATTAAATCAAGAACGGggaatgaaatgaaaaggaTTTAAACGATCTGTGGTCTATGCCTGTTTCTTTGCGACAAAGTGGTTCTTAGGATGAACTAAAGTTTGTAACCTCGAACTTACATTAATTCCTGTCCTCAAGTTATTCAATTTCCTGCTATTCAAGGCAGCTGAAGACAATTACTAttgtgaaaaaacaaaaacaaaaaaacaaaatatgagagagagagagagagagagagagagagagagagagagagagagagagagagagagagagagagagagagagagagagagtaataacTTTTAAGGGAATGACTAGTGCTATGACATAACTGGAGTCAAGAAAAACAGGGTATAAGAAATTGAACATATCTGAAGTCAAGAAAGCCCATTATATTTCTTAGAACACGAACCAAAGCAAAATATCGAAGTTTTAGGATACTATAAAGTTTCACAGGCCAAGAATTTTTATTGGGCAATTTAATGAGATAATGATCAGTCTCTCAAAAGAGACTGATGTTATGGAATAATAAGAGCAGCTAAAAGATTAGTGCCCCGCCAGTTTATTGGTAAGCGCCAAGACAATGCTGCAGAGCTGGCTAAATGTCGTACTCAAGCTAAGTATGGGAGAGGCTTTGCCCATTTCCTTCAAACCTTCCTCACATGAATCAGAATTGCTCATTGCAGCAGACACCCATGTTAATACATCACTATACTTTTTAGACTTCAAGGACGTGAGGGAGTCCTGGAGTCGCTCACTTGAATCTTGATAGTTCTCATTGCAATCTTTAAAGGCAGCGGATTTGTCTTTCTGTTTGGAGAGCTGGCCCTGAATTTGCTTAGCCTGGGATGATGCATGCTGCAGTGCAACTTTGGCTAGCACGCCAATATCAGTAGCCCCACGGCTCTCCGGGTCAGATTGAAGGGTTTTTTTGCACAGATCCTTGTACAAAGTACCATCACAAGCTGAGGTTATAAGATCAGCTTTTTGCGCTTCTGCAACATTTCTGAATTGATAAATTGCGAAGAGAGTGAAAAGCACACAGAAGAAGAACTTCAAACTCGGCTTCATGTTTTCAAGATGAAAGATTAAtggagaaaatgaagaaaacaatTGGAATGCTATCAActtctttatcttattttcatttcacaACTATTGTGAAagcatgtctatatatatagagagagtgagagaggagtACGTAGATAGATATGCCCAAGAAAGGCGTATGACAGCTCTGTGTCTGTTTTAAGAGGTCTCTTCGGGATTTGTTAGGACAGGCATGCATGAGTCGGTTTCATTTTTAGTTAGGAGCTTATTCCGTTTGATTTGTACATTAAGATAGGGGAGATTTGTTTCCTGATTTGTTTATTTACGATATATAGGggattttgtttttggatttttgctTTTTAAGCCTCAGTTATTGCTTTTAATTGATAGAGGATTTTGCTGCATTCacgtattatttatatatcttgAAAACTTTGAATACAATGGcatagattaaaataaattaattaattaatatttaaatgtgCTTTTAATCGGTgtatggcaaaaaaaaaaaaaaaaagaagaagccaaaacattaataaatacatttttatgcTAACTCATATCCAAACTTCCACATGCATCGATAATGAGTGCCCTTACAAATTGAAtttctcaataaataaataaataaactatttgAATTACAAAATGATAGATACTATCTACTTTTAGAAGGTTGAATTTAAAGTAGTTATTGTTATTTAAAGAAATTCACCGGTTGAAAAATTGAcctaaattaaaattcaaaacgaATTTATTTAACCCATTGATACCCATGTTTTTCTAGAGACTAACTCACATTGGTTTTTTCAACAAGCTACTATCTAGAGGTTGATTTTCTTTGATGTtgaagttggttttttttttttttttttggcggggggggggggggggggggggggtaactAGATTCATAAGATTATAAAGTACAGGAGCAATGGGTGAGAAATCTCAACAAGCATTATAacacagaaaataaaaataaatcaggaAATGgaattgttataaaaaaaaataagagagggggggggggggggggggggggggggtggttagGAATGGAATATAATAATTCCAGTCATATGAATTCCTCGGCTCTTCGTCGGGAAAGAGTTGCCATGAAACCATCAGAGACCATCAGCACTAAGATGTGTGCTACAGCTTTCGATATTTGGTATTGATAGGATTCTAAattgcacaaaacccaaaaagatAATCAACACCATGATTTTAGGAATTAGTCACTGATTTGTAAATATCAACTCTTTACATGTATTTATTTGTTTCCATAATTAGTTTTGTTTCTATCCTTAGCTTAGCTCCATGTACCTATTTAATCGTCAATCCTTTCATTGTAAAAGTATGAAGGTTTGATAATAATAAGTGTCTGTGTTTtctacattttctacatggtatcagccTAACATATGTTCCCCACCTGAGACCAAAAATGGCCTCTTCTTCCAACATCCCCTCTTCCTTTCTCCTCCATGTGCGGCCCACACCGACAGACTTCATGGCCTTCGCAGC comes from the Carya illinoinensis cultivar Pawnee chromosome 8, C.illinoinensisPawnee_v1, whole genome shotgun sequence genome and includes:
- the LOC122274332 gene encoding pectinesterase inhibitor 3-like; this translates as MKPSLKFFFCVLFTLFAIYQFRNVAEAQKADLITSACDGTLYKDLCKKTLQSDPESRGATDIGVLAKVALQHASSQAKQIQGQLSKQKDKSAAFKDCNENYQDSSERLQDSLTSLKSKKYSDVLTWVSAAMSNSDSCEEGLKEMGKASPILSLSTTFSQLCSIVLALTNKLAGH